Genomic segment of Paenalkalicoccus suaedae:
GTCTCCTCCACCCAGTTGGGGAGGGTGCTACACTCGATATTGACCAATAGAAAAGAGCCGTCATCCGATGTGACACCGGTTAACGACTCTAAGTAATCTGTTATCGACTGTATAGTGTTTCGTGCTGTGGTACCGTTAGCGTGCTTTACGAGTACCTGAATCCCAAACGTATCATCACGGCTGTTATCAAAAAACCTTGTGCCGGGTGACGTCGGAAATTGCCTGATTGCAATGCTGTTGTCAGGATCTAAGTTGCCAATCCTTACGATGTCAAACAGCGTTAAATCAGCCTCCATCGCATCAATGACTCGGTCTAAGAAA
This window contains:
- a CDS encoding minor capsid protein, encoding MDFLDRVIDAMEADLTLFDIVRIGNLDPDNSIAIRQFPTSPGTRFFDNSRDDTFGIQVLVKHANGTTARNTIQSITDYLESLTGVTSDDGSFLLVNIECSTLPNWVEETDRNQQIYTALFEATIYREAT